The following are encoded together in the Candidatus Methylomirabilota bacterium genome:
- a CDS encoding TIGR03560 family F420-dependent LLM class oxidoreductase — protein MRFGLFTSLTNNAWPDALGLWRHVEATGWDAACVTDHFMPNTPDKVGDTLECWTALAALAALVPRLRIGTIVVGNTYRHPALVAKMAATVDVISGGRLVLGLGAAWQQNEHEAYGIPFYTMGERLARLDEACQVIKLLWTQERTTFAGRFYQLKDAPLMPKPLQRPHPELMIGGGGEKVTLRIVARHADHWNVWGGADTLAGKGKILDEHCAAAGRDPQRIRRSANMALLITDDRAEVEKLATTVRRRMGYSEPFVRDLLLAGSVGEVRDKLDRLREAGVDMLFFPTFCLPRDPRALLDRFMSEVAPAFR, from the coding sequence ATGCGCTTCGGACTCTTCACCAGCCTCACCAATAACGCCTGGCCGGACGCGCTCGGGCTCTGGCGGCACGTCGAGGCGACCGGTTGGGACGCCGCCTGCGTCACCGACCACTTCATGCCGAACACGCCCGACAAGGTCGGCGACACGCTGGAGTGCTGGACCGCGCTGGCGGCGCTGGCCGCGCTGGTCCCACGCCTGCGGATCGGCACCATCGTCGTGGGCAACACGTACCGCCATCCGGCCCTGGTGGCGAAGATGGCCGCCACGGTCGACGTGATCTCGGGCGGCCGACTGGTCCTCGGGCTGGGCGCCGCCTGGCAGCAGAACGAGCACGAGGCCTACGGGATTCCGTTCTACACGATGGGCGAGCGGCTGGCGCGGCTGGACGAGGCCTGCCAGGTGATCAAGCTCCTGTGGACGCAGGAGCGGACGACGTTCGCCGGGCGGTTCTATCAGCTCAAGGACGCGCCGCTCATGCCGAAGCCCCTCCAGCGGCCGCATCCCGAGCTGATGATCGGCGGCGGGGGCGAGAAGGTGACGCTGCGCATCGTGGCGCGGCACGCCGACCACTGGAACGTCTGGGGCGGCGCCGACACGCTGGCCGGCAAGGGCAAGATCCTGGACGAGCACTGCGCGGCCGCCGGCCGCGATCCCCAGCGCATCCGGCGCTCGGCGAACATGGCGCTGCTGATCACCGACGACCGCGCCGAGGTGGAGAAGCTGGCGACGACGGTGAGGCGCCGCATGGGCTATTCCGAGCCGTTCGTGCGCGATCTCCTGCTGGCCGGCTCCGTGGGCGAGGTGCGCGACAAGCTCGACCGGCTGCGGGAAGCCGGCGTCGACATGCTGTTCTTCCCGACCTTCTGCCTGCCCCGGGACCCCCGGGCGCTCCTCGACCGCTTCATGAGCGAGGTCGCGCCCGCCTTCCGCTAG